GAGTTCATATACAGCGTGACTTGCTCGTCTTAGCTCCACATATTACATTATACAAAATTTGGCAAAATTTGTCGGTCGCCTTCATCCCCGCAGCAAGCTGCGGGGTATTCGGCGACATTTAAATAAAGCATATGAACAATCAATGGAAAAATTCGGTTTTCTTTTAACGCTTTTTTAAATTCTCGGATTTCATCAAGATTAAACTCTTTCCGAGCCCAAGCCCGCGGCGACCGAGAGAAAATCTGGATTGTTTCACATCCCAACTCAACCGCTTCTTTAATTGTATTTTTCAGTCCTTTTCCAACAGAGCAATGAATACCTAATCGCATATTGACAAAAATCAATTAAAAATGTAGAATGTTTCGAGTTGCTATAGAGCCCTAAATTTTTAATTGCTAATTTTTAATTTTAAATTGCTTTTACTGCCGGAGTGGCGAAACTGGCAGACGCGAAAGACTCAAAATCTTTTGGCTCATATGGAGTCGTGTGGGTTCAACTCCCTCCTCCGGCAAATAAAGACGATTCAAACAGATAATAACACAGATGCAAACAGATTCCTATTCTGTCTACATCTGTTCTTTATCTGTCTATATCATTTATTCCCAAAATCTTCCGTAACGGCACTATCTCATAACCTTTCTTTTTTATTCCTTTGATTATTTCTGGAAGTGCCTCGGTTGTAATTTTCTTCTCGTGGAATATCAAGATTGCACCAGGTTCAATACCTTCCAAGTACCTTTTTACCATTCTGTCTTTAACATTTTCCTGCCAGTCACAGCCGAAAGTCCAGTTGACAACAAGATATTTTTTTTCTTTTGCAACTTTTTTTATAGTCGGCGAAATGAACCCATTAGGCAACCTCATAAAAAGCGGTTTTATACCAACAGCATCTCGTATTGCTGTCTCACAATCTTCTAATTCCTGTGAAAGTATTTTTTCAAATTGGTCTAACGATTTTGTTTTTTTCAACTGATAGTAATTCCTGTGTGAGTATGTATGGTTACCAATTTCATGTCCCAATTGTAAGTATTTGCTTACATATTGTGGATAGGTTTTTACATTTACACCAACCAGAAAAAAGGTTGCTTTTACATTTTCTTTCTTAAGTATTTCAAAAATTTTCTCTATAACCTGCGAGTTAGGACCATCATCAAATGTGATAGAAACCCATTTTTTTGATGGGTTCCCGTCGGTATAAAACCTGCCGTAATCATAAAGCGGTTCTTTTTTTTCAACTTTTTTAGCACAACCAATAAATGCAGGTAAAAGGTAGAAGGTAAAAGGTAAAAGGTAAAACAATCTCCAGCTTCTGCGTTTTAAATTAGACATCTAACACCTCCAAGTTTTTTGCGCCGAAATACATTGGCAGAAAGATAGCAACAAAATTGATAATAATCAGCGCTGATACGACTATTATGATTATTCCAGGTTCCATAACATTTTTACGATAGAGTTGCGAGACAAACCAGAGACGCACGATAATTGCTTCTAATGAGATTACCAAAAAAATATAAAAAAGTGAAAATACTATGAATATCATTCCGCCTGTAGAACTTTCAATTTGCGAGATATTTTCAACCTTAAACTTCGGAAAAACAGCACCAAAACCAACCGCCATTGCAGCAAGTGAAACTGCAACAAAAATTATTGTTATAAACGACAGATAACTTATAAATTTAGTCACGGTTAAAAGAAAATTAGAAATTCCGATAAATAATCCGCCTAAAAAAACCAGAGGGATTACCGCTATCAAAAATTTTTCCCATATAAATTTTTTTAATGTTATTGGTAAAGATTTAACAATCCAGAAACTTTTACCTTCAATTGAGACCAGTGGAAAAACGAACCTTAACGCAATCGCTGCAAGCACAAAACCTGCAAGTCCGATATTCAAGAATGAGACGAGCGATTTCAAATAAAATGTATCCAGCGGTAGTTTGTAGATATTAAAAAGATACACGATAACCAGTGCCAGAAGTAACAGAAGTTGAGACCACTGTGAAGTATCGCGAAAAAATATTTTTATATCTTTCATAAAAAGCGAAACAGCCCTGTTTTTAATTTTCCATTTTAGGCATGTTTTATATCCTGATGATTCTTGTGAATCAGCCCAGCTATTATAATATGACTTTTGAGAAATATAGATTGTAACAGCAACAAGTATAAAAGCGATACTAAAAAGCAGAAATGAATAAAACCAAAAATTGCTCCACTGTTTTGAGACATACAAAAACAATACTGATGTGAACCACCAAGATGGCAGATACTTTGCGGTTGGCATCTGAATTACAGATATATACTCTATTACTTCGTTAAACTTATCTGCTTTCAGAAAATTTTCAGGCTGAATAAATCTTGCAAAAAGATAGACAGCACCTACGAGTAGGACTCCTAATATAATGAAAATATCTCTTGCTTTTTGTGATGGTAAAAGTTGCACAAAAACAATACTGATTATTGTTCCAATTGATGACGCAATTAAAAAAAATGGAATCAGAAATAGCAAGGTTACGATATAAAAACTGTCATTTACCGATTTTATTCTGCCGAATGCAAACAAAAACGGCAAAAATGCCAGAAGCACCATCCATGAAGAATAAAAAGTTGTTCTCAGGAATTTGTAAATAAAAATTTGTTTCGCAGTTATTGGAAGCGACATAAGAAAATTCAAATCATCAGCCAGAAAAATAGTTGAGAATGAAATGATTAGATTTGAAAATACGAGCATTATCAAAAAAGTTAAAAAAATCATTGCAACAAGTTTTACAATAAGCAATCCACCAATAAACTCTATAGTATTGAGATAGATAAGCACCCTAAAAAAACCGTGATATAAAAACCACAAAAAGATAAAACCAAGTATCATTAAAAACGATGTCTTAAATGCATCCGGCCAGGTGATAGATTTTATTTTGTTTAAAAAGTTTTTTGTTTCTAAATAAATGAATTGGTTCATCATTTTTAAAATGTAAGCATTTGCTTACATTTATATTTCTTCTGTGAGTTTGAAGAAGACCTCTTCCAAGTTGGTTTCGGTTGCTGCTTGTTTTTTTAGTTCTTTTAGTGTGCCGAGTGCAATAATTTTACCTTCGTTAATTATAGCAAGTTTTGTGCAAAGTTTTTCTGCAATTTCCAGAATATGTGTTGATAAAAATATAGTTGTACCCTTCTGTGCCAGTTCATAATAGATATTTTTTACCAGCCGTGCAGATTTAGGGTCAAGTCCGACAAGCGGTTCATCTAACAAAATTATTTTTGGCTCTCTCATTAAAATACTTGCCAGAACCAGTTTCTGTTGCATCCCGTGAGAATAGGATTCAATAAGTTCGTCAGAATAGTTTTTAAGTTCAAACTGTTCAAGGTACTT
This sequence is a window from Elusimicrobiota bacterium. Protein-coding genes within it:
- a CDS encoding polysaccharide deacetylase family protein; its protein translation is MSNLKRRSWRLFYLLPFTFYLLPAFIGCAKKVEKKEPLYDYGRFYTDGNPSKKWVSITFDDGPNSQVIEKIFEILKKENVKATFFLVGVNVKTYPQYVSKYLQLGHEIGNHTYSHRNYYQLKKTKSLDQFEKILSQELEDCETAIRDAVGIKPLFMRLPNGFISPTIKKVAKEKKYLVVNWTFGCDWQENVKDRMVKRYLEGIEPGAILIFHEKKITTEALPEIIKGIKKKGYEIVPLRKILGINDIDR
- a CDS encoding ABC transporter ATP-binding protein; protein product: MLKITNLTKKFNTKVAVDNISLDIPSGEIFGLLGPNGAGKTTTIKMIAGLIRPTAGSIIVNTYDIQKEPIEAKKIIGLLPDTPFVYQKLTGREFLEFICGIYNISSEKIDKYLEQFELKNYSDELIESYSHGMQQKLVLASILMREPKIILLDEPLVGLDPKSARLVKNIYYELAQKGTTIFLSTHILEIAEKLCTKLAIINEGKIIALGTLKELKKQAATETNLEEVFFKLTEEI